TGCAATTCTCACTGTACAAAGTTTTGGTCCACAAAACAGTCAAAATACTGTATATAGCTgatgcatttttttctctctcagtacTTATATACAAACAGAGTATACTTAATCATTTATAATAAATAGTGAAGTCTGTCCATTGGCAAGTCTTCGATTCTCACTCAGAAAACGAAATCGTTTTGTCCTTTTGTGTGTgcgtctttttttttcaaaaataagtcTTGTAAAGTGTTTGAAAGTTCCTTTTTTAAGGTCTGGGTTGCTCCAACTGTTGGTGCTGACTCCTGATGGCAAACCTGCTCACGTGCACGGGTATGGGAACCACAATCTTGGGATTCCTGGACGGTTCCCCGGATTTGGAGTTGGCATTGCCAGCTTTCACCCGTTTCCACTTGGCCCGCCTGTTCTGGAACCAGATTTTTACCTGCACCTCGCTGAGTTTGAGGGAGTGGGCGATCTGGGACCTCTCGGTGAGCGACAGGTATTTCTTACAGTGGAACTCCTTCTCCAGCTCCAGGAGCTGCTCGCTGGTGAAAGCCGTTCTCCTCCTCCGGTTTTTGCTGCTGTTGCCGTTGCCCGCCGTGTTGCTGGTCGGAGTGGCGGCGTGACTGTGCGAGCTCTCTTCCACCAGAGCCGGGCACGCGTCCTCTACTTTGTGAAGGGCCGGCGCCGCGCCGTTCTCGTCGGAGCTGTAATCGAGATCACTGTCCATGGAGAAACTCTCCTCCTTACTCCGGCAGTCATCGTCTGCTGCCTTCAAATCGTCCTTCCCTTCAGCCCTGCCGGAGGTGACAGCACCTGGATAGAGGgaagaagacagacagagagagagagagagagagagagagagagaaagagtaaagGTGACAGATTTctcaaatcccaaaacaaaaatcaatgataCTCGCGATTACAgctaattatttattttaaaaaaacttttaaaaaaactgcttCATTACGTGCGAGTTTAAACTCTAGGTGATAAATCTTTTGAATTAATTAGAACTCGCTCACATAATATAGACTTACTGATACAACGATTCAAAATGAATTTTCTGAGCGCGGCAGTGACTGCGACACTTACACACTAAACTTATAAGCAATTAATGTGTTAATGATGACCCGTTCCCCCTGCAAAGGCCATTCGTGTCCCTTATTTCCATTTgttttgggagagagagaaaagagatttTCCGGATGCCCCCTGGACAGTCGGGGACTGAATGACTAGCGGCGGCTTCTGTTTGTAgttctcctccctctctctctctctgcccacccccctGCAACCCCACAGCCTCCCCTCCCACACGCACAAAAGCCCCCTCAGCCGTCGTGCAACCTTTtatttccccacctccccaagtTTGGTTCCTTTAAagagacaatttttaaaaagagaatagCGTTGGCATCGGGTATTTgcaaggggaggggaggaaatagacatggggagggaaggaagggggagggTGGGTTTGCTGAATCCTGACCCTGAGCAAGCCCCAGTCCCCccaaccccaaacacacacatatcccccccccaatccccagcCTCTCCCCATCTCAGATCCGTGGGGTGACCCTGTgcccactctcactcactcaccgatCACGGCGTGCGCCGTCTCCGTCGCAGGGAAGGAGATAGCCGAGCTGTCCTTGCACAGGAACGCCTTAGCTTCCTCCCCGTCCTGCTGCCGCCCGCTTTCCGCCTTGTCCAGGCCGCTGCCCAGGGCGGCTTGCAGAAATTTCCTCGCCGGCTCCTGGTGCTGGTTGGACGGGAAACTGCGGCTGCCCTCCCCGGTGCCCGGCAGAGTGGCCATGAGGGTAGTGACCGCCATACCTTGGCCCAGACTAGTGCAGAAACCGTTGGAGAGAGAGCCGGCGAGGTTGCTGACcgggtgagagtgagggtggggggatTGGCCTGGGGGCACGGCGTGCAGGCTGTGTTGCAGAGACGGCTGGGCTAGAGCTGCAGGCGGCGGCGGTGGCAGCACCACTGGCCGGTAAGGCATGAACATGGGGTAGCCGGTGTAGACGAAGTGGCCGGTGCTGGGAGCGGGGTTGGTGCCTATCAGTGAGTCTATGCTGAAGGCGGTACTGGTCCCCAGCGGCCTCTGCATTACAGTGAGCGGGCTGGACTCGGCACACATACAAAAGCCCTCAAAGGCGGGCACTGGCCTCGGAGGCTCTCAGGAGAGCGGTGGGAAAAGggaggagggaaggagagggggaaTGCGGGAGAAGGAGGAATGCAAAATTGCTGCCAATTCCTGCTACAACTCAATTCCTCGCCGGTGGAGCCAGGCGGCGATTTCCTCTGGAGAGCATCACTCTCTTGGACCCTGGGATGGGAGCTGAAGCAGAGACAGGGGTTTGGGGGTGAGTTTAAGGGAGATCTGGGGCAACTGGGCTGGGGATGGGTTGCAGAGAGGGGACGCAAACAGTTTGAATGAGGTTACCTGCTGGCCACAGAGCAGCTCACAGCGCCAGCTTCAAATCCCGCTCGCCTTTTCCCTCTCattcacattttcttccaaacttGCAGCCTATCCCGGGTCACGTGGGCCCGCCCTCCTCCCCGTGGATTGGCGGCGCCAGGAGGGGTAGGGCGGGGCGTCCCTTCGCATCCCTCGGACCCTCCCACCAAAACATCCTCCCCTACACCTTGCGTTAGCCTCCGCCCGTCCAAAGCATGTCCAGTTATCCCACCCCCATATctccctgttgaccctgcaacaTTCACCAGCGctaccgctcccccccccccccccgccacttctCAAGTCATAATTCCATTGGAAACTTTTTCTGTAGCTGTTTAAATAGTGACTGGGGTGTTTGCTTATATTTCAGGCGTACCCTCCGAATGGTGCACACAGGCAAGCGACGCGCGATAACATTGCACCGCGGAAGCTGGACATTTCTGAACCAACGAGTAAAAAGATCTCAGAAGATCACCCAGCTTCCGTGGAGTGTAACACAGTGGAGATTTCAGGTCGCTGACCTTTCGCGGGCCTTTCGGCCTTCCCGGCCTCTGCTAGCTCTCTCTGGACTCATTCCTTTGAGCTTCTCCTCGTTGTCCCTTGCGAGCAATTACATTGATATGCATATATGCGAACACAAAATTATCTGCTATTTCTTGCAATGGAATGCTACACAATGATATTTGGTCTATGTTTAAACGCTGCATGCGAACACTTGTGCAAACTTTTTAGCGGTCTTTAGAAAATGCCTCGGTCGGTAATGGTGGTTTGCTCAACGGCCAAGATCTGTAGTTCGAAGCTGAGTGCTCATCCACCTTTGGGACAAACTATAACTCCCTCCCAGCTCCGGGAGCTCAGCGTCTGCGGCCCATGATCCGGCGCTATTTTGGGGGGGAAGCGCTGGAGGAAGTCATCAGCGTCAGA
The window above is part of the Stegostoma tigrinum isolate sSteTig4 chromosome 7, sSteTig4.hap1, whole genome shotgun sequence genome. Proteins encoded here:
- the gbx2 gene encoding homeobox protein GBX-2, producing the protein MCAESSPLTVMQRPLGTSTAFSIDSLIGTNPAPSTGHFVYTGYPMFMPYRPVVLPPPPPAALAQPSLQHSLHAVPPGQSPHPHSHPVSNLAGSLSNGFCTSLGQGMAVTTLMATLPGTGEGSRSFPSNQHQEPARKFLQAALGSGLDKAESGRQQDGEEAKAFLCKDSSAISFPATETAHAVIGAVTSGRAEGKDDLKAADDDCRSKEESFSMDSDLDYSSDENGAAPALHKVEDACPALVEESSHSHAATPTSNTAGNGNSSKNRRRRTAFTSEQLLELEKEFHCKKYLSLTERSQIAHSLKLSEVQVKIWFQNRRAKWKRVKAGNANSKSGEPSRNPKIVVPIPVHVSRFAIRSQHQQLEQPRP